In Excalfactoria chinensis isolate bCotChi1 chromosome 3, bCotChi1.hap2, whole genome shotgun sequence, one DNA window encodes the following:
- the GJA10 gene encoding gap junction alpha-10 protein, with the protein MGDWNLLGSILEEVHIHSTIVGKIWLTILFIFRMLVLGVAAEDVWDDEQSEFICNTEQPGCSNICYDKAFPISLIRYWVLQIIFVSSPSLVYMAHALYRLRALEKERQKRKAHLRAQLEDLEPMPEEHRRVERELRKLEEQKKVNKAPLRGSLLRTYVLHILTRSVVEVGFMIGQYLLYGFHMSPLYKCTRPPCPNTVDCFVSRPTEKTIFMVFMHSIAAVSLFLNILEIAHLGLKKIHKTLYGRPRQPLGPADDEASPCNSKKNSVVPPACLAADTSLAGSSAVPPPPTAPSTTPAPPDPLGQQGHQDHGELRAAAPPRRRHSAAQHQGQQPPPSSSSEEAPRATGPGATGPGTGAGRRVLRKQSRVSVCRDLEENRGESPDSGHCPGTRKSSFLSRVLSESRAGSDSESAASRRGSGPDSASCSGSEGQRHEEGSPAGSPPPPAAMGRRVSMSMLLELSSIMKK; encoded by the coding sequence ATGGGCGACTGGAACTTGTTGGGCAGCATCCTTGAAGAAGTGCACATCCACTCCACTATAGTTGGCAAAATCTGGCTCACGATCCTGTTCATATTCCGGATGCTAGTGCTGGGAGTGGCTGCTGAGGATGTCTGGGATGACGAGCAGTCAGAATTCATCTGCAACACAGAGCAACCTGGCTGCAGCAATATATGTTATGACAAGGCCTTCCCTATATCTTTGATCAGATACTGGGTATTGCAGATCATATTTGTATCTTCTCCATCTCTTGTTTACATGGCCCATGCACTGTACAGATTAAGGGCTTTAGAGAAAGAGCGACAGAAGAGGAAAGCCCACCTGCGGGCTCAGCTAGAAGACCTGGAGCCCATGCCTGAAGAACACCGGAGAGTGGAGAGGGAGCTGCGaaagctggaagaacagaagaaagtgaATAAGGCACCCTTAAGAGGGTCTCTGCTGCGCACCTATGTCCTACATATCCTGACCCGCTCAGTGGTTGAAGTGGGCTTTATGATAGGTCAGTATCTTTTGTATGGATTTCACATGTCACCCCTTTACAAATGTACTCGGCCCCCTTGCCCTAACACAGTGGATTGTTTTGTGTCCCGACCCACAGAGAAGACCATCTTTATGGTCTTCATGCACAGCATTGCCGCGGTCTCCCTATTCCTCAACATCCTAGAAATTGCCCACCTGGGCCTCAAGAAGATCCACAAGACCCTCTACGGGCGACCGCGGCAGCCACTGGGCCCTGCAGATGACGAGGCCAGTCCTTGCAACTCCAAGAAGAACTCTGTGGTCCCACCCGCCTGCCTGGCCGCCGACACCTCCCTTGCAGGCTCTTCCGCGGTCCCGCCGCCCCCCACCGCCCCCTCGACCACCCCCGCCCCGCCCGATCCTCTTGGACAGCAGGGCCATCAGGACCACGGAGagctccgcgccgccgccccgccgcgccgccggcACAGCGCGGCTCAGCACCAAGGACAGCAGCCGCCGCCCTCCTCCAGCAGCGAGGAGGCGCCGCGGGCGACGGGGCCGGGGGCGACCGGGCCAGGAACGGGGGCGGGCCGCCGAGTGCTCCGCAAGCAGAGCCGCGTAAGCGTCTGTCGCGACCTGGAGGAGAACCGCGGGGAATCCCCGGACAGCGGGCACTGCCCGGGCACCCGCAAGTCCAGCTTCCTCTCCCGGGTGCTCTCCGAGAGCCGGGCGGGCAGCGACAGCGAGAGCGCCGCCTCCCGCCGAGGCTCCGGTCCCGACTCCGCCTCCTGTTCCGGCTCCGAGGGGCAACGCCACGAGGAGGGCAGCCCGGCAGGCAGCCCGCCGCCTCCCGCTGCCATGGGACGTCGCGTGTCGATG